A genomic segment from Necator americanus strain Aroian chromosome III, whole genome shotgun sequence encodes:
- a CDS encoding hypothetical protein (NECATOR_CHRIII.G9337.T1): MKGSNESCNCKSSVWLFTETNTRMASYLVNDGKYAFLKELGLSENNCGVFHGKWAASGAVIQSVCPANNKPIANVQNGTVEDFEVAVKEAHKAYEHWCEVPAPRRGEIVRQIGDKLRSQLQNLGKLVSMEMGKISPEGVGEVQEYVDICDYATGLSRSLNGQILPSERPGHALLEQWNPLGVVGVISAFNFPCAVYGWNNALALVTGNSVIWKPAPSTPLTAIAVTKLVEGVLKANNLPGGLCSLVCGEGDVGQALVKDKRVNLVSFTGSTEVGRIVGQQVQQRFGKLLLELGGNNAIIVNDDADLNMVVPATVFAAVGTAGQRCTTTRRLLVHESVYDTVVERVKRAYAQFESRIGDPLESNTIIGPLHNEVAVMKYKAAVAEAIATGGKVEYGGKVLEREGNFVLPTIITGLPHDAPVIMRETFAPILYVIKVKDLDEAIKFNNEVSQGLSSSLFTNNIQNVFKWMGPKGSDCGIVNVNIPTSGAEIGGAFGGEKETGGGRESGSDSWRQYMRRSTCTINFSKDLPLAQGIKFE; encoded by the exons ATGAAGGGATCGAACGAAAGCTGCAACTGCAAATCATCGGTTTGGTTATTTACGGAAACG AACACCAGAATGGCGTCTTACCTCGTAAACGACGGGAAATACGCGTTTCTGAAAGAACTTGGGCTCTCAGAGAACAACTGCGGCGTGTTCCATGGAAAATGGGCTGCTTCTGGTGCAGTTATCCAGTCAGTGTGCCCAGCAAACAACAAACCAATCGCTAAC GTTCAAAATGGAACTGTAGAGGATTTTGAGGTTGCTGTAAAGGAGGCACATAAGGCTTATGAG CATTGGTGTGAGGTTCCCGCTCCACGGCGAGGTGAAATTGTTCGTCAGATTGGCGACAAACTACGATCGCAATTGCAGAATTTGGGTAAACTA GTGTCCATGGAGATGGGCAAGATTTCTCCTGAAGGTGTCGGCGAAGTACAAGAGTACGTGGACATTTGTGACTATGCTACTGGCCTGTCAAGATCACTTAATGGGCAAATTTTGCCATCCGAAAGGCCAGGACACGCTCTCCTAGAGCAGTGGAATCCATTGG GTGTTGTCGGTGTAATATCCGCCTTCAACTTCCCATGCGCTGTATACGGATGGAACAATGCTCTTGCTCTAGTAACCGGTAACTCAGTTATTTGGAAACCAGCTCCATCTACACCACTTACTGCTATAGCAGTGACAAA GCTTGTTGAAGGAGTTCTGAAGGCGAACAACTTACCAGGAGGATTGTGCTCACTTGTTTGTGGAGAG GGTGACGTCGGACAAGCACTGGTGAAGGACAAACGTGTAAATCTGGTCAGTTTCACTGGATCGACAGAAGTCGGGCGAATTGTTGGTCAGCAAGTGCAGCAACGATTCGGAAAG CTGCTCCTCGAACTCGGTGGCAACAATGCTATAATTGTGAATGATGATGCTGACTTGAATATGGTTGTACCGGCAACGGTGTTTGCAGCTGTTGGTACAGCTGGACAAAG GTGCACAACGACTAGGCGTCTGTTAGTACATGAATCAGTTTACGATACTGTAGTTGAACGTGTAAAGCGTGCCTATGCCCAGTTTGAGTCGAGAATTGGAGATCCTTTGGAATCAAACACAATCATCGGTCCTCTGCATAACGAGGTGGCTGTGATGAAGTACAAA gcagCTGTGGCAGAAGCAATTGCCACCGGTGGTAAAGTGGAGTATGGAGGAAAG GTCCTGGAACGTGAAGGAAACTTTGTGCTACCAACAATTATAACTGGACTTCCACACGATGCTCCAGTAATTATGCGAGAGACATTTGCTCCAATTCTATACGTCATAAAAGTGAAAGATTTGGATGAGGCGATCAAGTTCAATAACGAG GTGTCACAAGGATTGAGTTCTTCGCTGTTCACCAATAATATCCAAAATGTATTCAAATGGATGGG ACCGAAGGGAAGTGACTGCGGTATTGTTAACGTGAACATTCCAACATCTGGTGCCGAAATTGGAGGCGCATTTGGTGGTGAGAAGGAGACCGGTGGTGGCCGTGAATCTGGTTCCGACTCCTGGAGGCAATACATGAGGAG atcaACATGCACAATTAACTTCAGCAAAGATTTACCTCTGGCTCAAGGCATCAAATTCGAGTGA